The proteins below come from a single Geobacillus thermoleovorans genomic window:
- a CDS encoding metallophosphoesterase: MTFFFVFLAILLLLALAIRKAHRNTYEAVLHKVQVGRSEDGDGALRILQLSDLHLEKLSITPDDLYEKLKEEAIDLIALTGDFLDREESIAKLSPYLAALNALKPTYGMYAVFGNHDYVLQGEPFARLKATLEAHGCVVLQNETKTITVNGQTVNIIGIDDFYTGRSDIKKAYAGVKDGINLVLTHDPDIVPHMKDYHFDYLLSGHFHGGQIHWPKPYHLAKMSKTLTERNMIKGYHEWEGKPFYINEGLGQTGVNIRIGSKPEVTLHLLALPSRREAVKAV, encoded by the coding sequence ATGACATTCTTTTTTGTTTTTCTTGCAATCTTGTTATTGCTTGCTTTGGCCATTCGCAAAGCCCACCGCAACACGTATGAAGCGGTTTTGCATAAAGTCCAAGTCGGCCGTTCAGAGGATGGAGACGGAGCCCTTCGGATTTTGCAGCTATCGGATTTGCATCTTGAAAAACTGTCGATCACCCCGGACGATTTATACGAAAAGCTGAAAGAGGAAGCGATCGATTTGATCGCGTTGACGGGCGACTTTTTGGACCGTGAGGAAAGCATCGCCAAGCTCAGTCCGTATTTGGCCGCGCTGAATGCATTGAAACCGACGTACGGCATGTATGCGGTGTTTGGCAACCACGATTACGTGCTTCAAGGCGAACCGTTTGCGCGCTTGAAAGCGACGCTTGAGGCGCACGGCTGCGTCGTCTTGCAAAACGAGACGAAAACGATCACCGTCAACGGTCAAACCGTCAATATCATCGGCATCGATGACTTTTACACGGGGCGCAGCGACATCAAAAAGGCATACGCCGGCGTGAAAGACGGCATCAACCTCGTGTTGACGCACGATCCGGACATCGTGCCGCATATGAAAGACTATCATTTTGACTACTTGTTGTCCGGCCATTTCCACGGCGGGCAAATTCATTGGCCAAAGCCGTACCATTTGGCGAAAATGAGCAAAACGCTCACCGAGCGGAACATGATCAAAGGTTATCATGAATGGGAGGGGAAACCGTTTTATATCAACGAAGGGCTTGGGCAAACCGGGGTGAACATTCGAATCGGCTCGAAGCCGGAAGTGACGCTCCACTTGTTGGCGCTGCCGTCCCGAAGAGAAGCAGTGAAAGCTGTCTAA
- a CDS encoding YkoP family protein → MRSKATQWLLSVWGLMDPLYYACSRLEYVGGKENGCRSIFRVRLLRYKGETIHLSDGTTIAANDWLLKIHLHNVRLLRELMQYRSDIQKGRYIFEQVKAGLPYVAHHLYHHKQSSRIKGIIGVTMLNKGCERLGFDAIDIGNSFYRWFKMASHWPMMTVAQHRLMPLVRPPKYLVMSKEKLFSLYGCHLIH, encoded by the coding sequence ATGAGAAGCAAAGCGACGCAGTGGCTGTTGTCTGTATGGGGACTGATGGATCCGCTCTATTATGCATGTTCCCGCCTCGAATATGTTGGTGGGAAAGAGAACGGCTGTCGTTCCATTTTCCGCGTCCGTTTGCTTCGATACAAGGGTGAAACCATTCACCTTTCGGACGGAACGACGATCGCGGCCAATGACTGGCTGTTGAAAATTCACCTTCATAATGTTCGTCTGCTTCGCGAACTGATGCAGTATCGAAGCGATATTCAAAAAGGACGTTATATTTTCGAACAAGTGAAAGCCGGTTTGCCGTATGTTGCCCATCATCTTTACCATCACAAACAGTCCTCCCGCATAAAAGGGATCATCGGCGTGACGATGTTAAATAAAGGTTGTGAGAGACTCGGATTTGATGCCATTGACATTGGCAATTCATTTTATCGTTGGTTTAAAATGGCATCCCATTGGCCGATGATGACAGTGGCCCAACACCGTCTCATGCCGCTTGTCCGCCCGCCGAAATATTTGGTGATGTCAAAGGAAAAATTGTTTTCGTTGTACGGCTGCCATCTCATCCACTAA
- a CDS encoding MerR family transcriptional regulator has protein sequence MTAHPQEDHYKYKKVISIGVVSELTGLSQRQIRYYEERKLVFPDRSKGIRKYSFADVEQLMKIANQREEGVSTWEIRQEMTKELRERMLKGQMNAHFRRRS, from the coding sequence ATGACAGCTCATCCGCAAGAAGATCACTACAAATACAAAAAAGTCATTTCGATCGGGGTTGTCAGCGAACTGACCGGGCTGTCGCAGCGGCAAATTCGTTATTATGAGGAACGGAAATTGGTGTTCCCTGACCGTTCGAAAGGCATCCGCAAATATTCGTTCGCCGATGTGGAGCAGTTGATGAAAATTGCCAATCAGCGCGAGGAAGGGGTGTCGACGTGGGAAATCCGCCAGGAGATGACGAAAGAGCTGCGCGAGCGGATGTTGAAAGGGCAAATGAATGCGCATTTTCGGCGGCGTTCCTAG
- a CDS encoding Fur-regulated basic protein FbpA, translated as MGTWMRSAVRKKKQFYIERLMQFGLAADRERLEEWTMAELRREYERFHPAHTIEGGRRHGQTSPRTGQAHH; from the coding sequence ATGGGGACATGGATGAGAAGCGCCGTGCGGAAGAAAAAGCAGTTTTACATCGAACGACTGATGCAGTTCGGCTTAGCCGCCGACCGCGAGCGGCTTGAAGAATGGACAATGGCCGAACTGCGCCGCGAATATGAACGATTCCACCCCGCCCACACGATCGAAGGAGGACGCCGCCATGGACAAACAAGCCCTCGAACTGGCCAAGCGCATCATTGA
- a CDS encoding nitrate/nitrite transporter translates to MARKSFWRVGHAPTLLSSFLYFDISFMIWNLLGALGVFVAESFALTPAEKGMMVAIPVLGGALLRIPMGMLADRWGGKRAGLLGMAVTAVPLVWGWQFADRMSDVYALGFLLGVGGASFAVALPLASRWYPKEYQGLAMGIAGAGNSGTVLATLFGPRLAEAYGWNAVFGLALVPLVVVFFLFAWLARECPTAVKPVSLREYGAVLRRKEAWLFCFFYSLSFGGFVGLTGYLGIFFFDEYGVSKVTAGDFVTAVVFAGSFIRPIGGYLADRIGGMRLLSLLFAVGAVLLAFIGALPPLLIVFGLMVVLFLCFGAANGALFQVVPTWFPKEVGLLTGIIGAAGGLGGFLLPNVLGVMKQWTGSSAYGFWMLAFVFAIAVMAARRLQGTTVVIESFSQKAAE, encoded by the coding sequence ATGGCGAGGAAATCGTTTTGGCGCGTCGGGCATGCGCCGACGCTTTTATCGTCGTTTTTGTATTTTGATATCAGCTTTATGATTTGGAACTTGCTTGGCGCGCTTGGTGTATTTGTCGCTGAGTCGTTTGCGCTCACGCCGGCGGAAAAAGGGATGATGGTCGCCATTCCCGTGTTGGGCGGGGCGCTGCTTCGCATTCCGATGGGGATGCTCGCCGACCGCTGGGGCGGGAAGCGGGCTGGTCTGCTTGGCATGGCGGTGACAGCTGTGCCGCTTGTGTGGGGGTGGCAGTTCGCTGACCGGATGTCGGATGTGTATGCGCTCGGATTTTTATTAGGGGTGGGCGGAGCCAGCTTTGCCGTTGCGTTGCCGCTTGCGAGCCGCTGGTATCCGAAAGAATATCAAGGGCTGGCCATGGGGATCGCTGGGGCCGGAAACAGCGGGACGGTGCTGGCAACGCTGTTTGGCCCGCGGCTGGCGGAGGCGTATGGGTGGAACGCGGTGTTCGGATTGGCGCTCGTCCCGCTAGTTGTTGTCTTTTTTCTATTCGCTTGGCTGGCGCGTGAATGTCCAACAGCGGTGAAACCCGTTTCGTTGCGTGAATACGGAGCCGTTCTCCGTCGAAAAGAAGCATGGCTGTTTTGTTTCTTCTACAGCTTGTCATTCGGCGGATTTGTCGGGCTGACGGGATACTTAGGCATTTTCTTCTTTGATGAATACGGCGTCAGTAAAGTCACGGCCGGCGATTTCGTCACCGCCGTCGTGTTTGCGGGCAGTTTCATCCGCCCGATTGGCGGTTATCTCGCTGACCGGATCGGCGGAATGCGGCTTCTTTCCTTGTTGTTTGCCGTTGGTGCGGTTTTGCTTGCGTTCATCGGCGCATTGCCGCCCCTTCTCATCGTGTTCGGATTGATGGTCGTTCTTTTTCTTTGCTTTGGTGCGGCAAACGGTGCTTTGTTCCAAGTCGTTCCAACCTGGTTTCCGAAAGAAGTCGGTTTGTTGACGGGCATCATCGGCGCCGCTGGCGGACTGGGAGGGTTTTTGCTGCCGAACGTGCTCGGGGTGATGAAGCAGTGGACCGGCTCTTCGGCGTATGGGTTTTGGATGCTTGCTTTCGTTTTCGCGATCGCGGTGATGGCTGCTCGTCGCCTTCAAGGGACGACGGTTGTGATCGAATCGTTCTCTCAAAAAGCAGCAGAATGA
- the nasC gene encoding assimilatory nitrate reductase catalytic subunit NasC encodes MAMTNELLRYFRAKEKERASETAAATQCPFCSVQCTLQLVEERIVERRRYKAVPTDNPTSNGRLCLKGMNAHQHALHPERLLVPLAKVDGRFVRVRWEEALSLIAERIISIQKEDGVDAFAVYGGGSLTNEEAYLLGKFARVALKTRHIDYNGRFCMSAAAAAMNDAFGLDRGLTNPLSDIPLAQTIILAGTNVAECQPTLMPYFYEAKKNGAFIIVVDPRETKTAALADLHLPLKPGTDAALAVGIGKVLLDEGYIDEAFVRERTVGFAEWKQHIEAVEMDEIVRLTDVPEEKIRLAARKYGEAADAIVLTARGLEQQTDGYAAVRQWINVVLATGNIGRPGSGFGSITGQGNGQGGREHGQKADQLPGYRSIEHPQHRRYIASVWGVAPDELPRKGVSAYEMMQKIDAGEITGLLVMGSNPVVSSPNAAFVAKAMQKLKFLVVADMFLSETAELADLVLPVSSYLEDEGTVTNVEGRVCFRPAARKRPGEVKHDWEILCAIAHKLGKGRFFPFTSAEEIFNELRLASRGGKADYYGVTYERLRRERVYWPCPDAHHPGTPRLFTERFAHPDGKARFAVLPFRPEKEETDEWYPLYLTTGRVLAHYLSGTQTRRSPALSARQPEAVVEIHPRTAKRYGIGPGMLVRIETRRGAAVVRSRYNDQIREDTIFVPFHWSGLQQINNVTSDELDPHCRMPAFKRCAARVRPVVDLGRN; translated from the coding sequence ATGGCGATGACGAACGAATTGCTGCGCTACTTTCGCGCCAAGGAAAAAGAACGGGCGTCAGAAACGGCGGCCGCGACGCAATGTCCGTTTTGCAGCGTCCAGTGCACGCTTCAGCTGGTGGAGGAGCGGATTGTAGAGCGGCGCCGCTACAAGGCGGTCCCGACTGACAACCCGACGTCCAACGGCCGCCTTTGTTTAAAGGGGATGAACGCCCACCAGCACGCTTTGCATCCCGAGCGGCTGTTGGTTCCGCTTGCGAAAGTGGACGGCCGGTTTGTGCGGGTCCGTTGGGAGGAGGCGCTTTCGCTGATCGCGGAACGAATCATCTCCATTCAGAAGGAAGATGGAGTTGATGCGTTTGCTGTTTACGGCGGCGGATCCTTGACGAACGAGGAGGCGTATTTGCTCGGGAAATTTGCCCGCGTGGCGCTCAAGACGCGGCACATCGACTACAACGGCCGTTTTTGCATGTCGGCGGCCGCGGCCGCGATGAACGACGCGTTTGGTCTTGACCGCGGGTTGACGAATCCGCTCTCCGACATTCCACTCGCCCAGACGATCATTTTGGCTGGGACCAATGTCGCCGAATGCCAGCCGACGTTGATGCCGTATTTTTATGAAGCGAAGAAGAACGGCGCTTTTATCATCGTGGTGGATCCGCGGGAAACGAAAACGGCGGCGTTGGCGGATCTGCACCTGCCGCTCAAGCCCGGAACGGATGCGGCGCTGGCCGTCGGCATCGGGAAAGTGCTGCTTGACGAAGGATATATCGATGAAGCGTTTGTGCGCGAGCGGACGGTTGGGTTTGCCGAATGGAAACAGCACATAGAAGCAGTGGAGATGGATGAGATCGTCCGGCTGACTGACGTGCCGGAAGAGAAGATTCGCTTGGCGGCGCGAAAGTACGGGGAGGCGGCCGATGCGATCGTGCTCACGGCGCGCGGCTTGGAGCAGCAGACGGACGGCTATGCGGCGGTCAGACAGTGGATCAACGTCGTGCTGGCAACCGGAAACATCGGCCGTCCTGGCTCTGGGTTTGGCTCGATCACCGGACAAGGGAACGGGCAGGGCGGGCGCGAGCATGGACAAAAAGCCGATCAGCTGCCGGGCTACCGAAGCATTGAGCATCCGCAACACCGGCGGTATATCGCAAGCGTATGGGGCGTTGCGCCGGATGAGCTGCCGCGAAAGGGGGTGTCAGCGTATGAAATGATGCAAAAGATCGATGCGGGCGAGATCACCGGGCTGTTGGTCATGGGGTCGAACCCCGTCGTCTCGAGCCCGAATGCGGCGTTTGTGGCCAAAGCGATGCAAAAACTGAAGTTTCTTGTCGTTGCGGATATGTTTTTGTCCGAAACAGCCGAGCTGGCCGATCTCGTGCTGCCTGTTTCGTCGTATTTGGAAGACGAAGGCACGGTGACGAACGTCGAAGGGCGGGTGTGCTTTCGGCCGGCGGCTCGGAAGCGTCCTGGGGAGGTGAAACATGATTGGGAAATTTTATGCGCGATTGCGCACAAGCTTGGCAAGGGCCGCTTCTTCCCGTTCACGTCAGCCGAAGAGATTTTCAATGAACTGCGGTTGGCGAGCCGCGGCGGCAAAGCGGATTATTACGGTGTGACGTATGAGCGGCTTCGGCGCGAACGTGTCTACTGGCCTTGCCCCGATGCGCATCATCCTGGGACTCCTCGGTTGTTTACGGAACGGTTTGCTCATCCGGACGGCAAGGCTCGGTTTGCGGTTTTGCCGTTTCGGCCGGAGAAAGAGGAGACGGATGAATGGTATCCGCTTTATTTAACGACCGGACGGGTGCTTGCCCATTATTTAAGTGGAACGCAAACGCGGCGGAGCCCGGCGCTTTCGGCGCGGCAGCCGGAGGCGGTCGTGGAAATCCACCCGAGGACGGCCAAACGATACGGGATCGGCCCAGGGATGCTTGTGCGCATTGAAACGCGGCGCGGTGCGGCGGTCGTCCGCAGCCGTTACAATGATCAAATTCGCGAGGATACCATTTTTGTCCCATTCCACTGGAGCGGCCTGCAGCAAATCAACAACGTTACGTCCGATGAGCTCGATCCGCATTGCCGGATGCCGGCGTTTAAGCGGTGCGCAGCTCGGGTGCGGCCAGTGGTCGATTTAGGGAGAAATTGA
- the nirD gene encoding nitrite reductase small subunit NirD, protein MKVEVGTLEQLPKRLGKCVRVGNRELALFRTGDDQVFAVENRCPHRGGDLSQGIVSGEFVFCPLHDWKICLKDGRVQAPDEGCVKTYRAAVKDGLVYVEL, encoded by the coding sequence ATGAAGGTGGAAGTGGGAACATTGGAACAGCTGCCGAAGCGGCTCGGAAAATGCGTGCGGGTTGGGAATCGTGAGCTGGCGTTGTTCCGGACGGGTGACGATCAAGTATTTGCCGTTGAAAACCGCTGTCCGCATCGAGGAGGCGATTTGTCACAAGGTATTGTGAGCGGCGAGTTTGTGTTTTGTCCGCTCCATGATTGGAAAATTTGCCTGAAAGACGGCCGGGTGCAGGCGCCGGATGAAGGGTGTGTCAAAACGTACCGCGCGGCGGTGAAAGACGGCTTGGTATATGTCGAGCTGTAG
- the nirB gene encoding nitrite reductase large subunit NirB → MKRKLVLIGNGMAGVRCIEEILKLDREAFEITIFGSEPHPNYNRILLSKVLQGDTRLDDITLNSWEWYERNGIRLFAGETVTEVDIKRRLVRTDRGRVVEYDELIFATGSNPFILPVPGADLPGVTAFRDIQDCERMIEYAKTYKKAAVIGGGLLGLEAARGLLHLGMDVDVIHIFDYLMERQLDPTASKLLQRELEKQGMNVLLRKETAELFGNGRVEGVRFKDGTSIAADLVVMAVGIRPNVDLARRSGIEVNRGIVVNDYLETSVPHIYAVGECAEHRGVVYGLVAPLYEQGKVLAEAICGRKGKPYEGSVVATQLKVSGVDVFSAGEFMDGEGTESIKLYDEARSVYKKVVVRQGKIVGAVLFGDTSEGRKLFDMIQRGDSVEALSLSLFAPAALGGKGSLAAAMADTDVVCGCNGVTKGAICQAIAEHGLKTVAEVRDYTNASRSCGGCKGLVAELLEHMLGEEANRYTVKETICGCTDLSREEVLEAIEQRRLMTVKEVMSVLGWKNEEGCSKCRPALNYYLGMLYPGEYDEEAESLFVNERLHANIQADGTYSVVPRIYGGVTTAEQLRNIADVAEKYNVPMIKITGGQRIDLLGVKKEDLPRIWADLGMPSGYAYAKALRTVKTCVGKQFCRFGTQDSTGLGIRMEQTFERLKTPHKVKMAVSACPRNCAESGIKDVGIVGVEGGWEIYVGGNGGTHLRAADLLCTVKTEDEVIEMTGAFLQYYRESAHYLERTSKWVERVGLEHIREVLFDVETRRALLERLHKALSATTDPWRDIVENERLQQLLFRDIGDKEPVSVE, encoded by the coding sequence ATGAAACGAAAACTCGTGTTAATCGGCAACGGCATGGCGGGGGTTCGCTGCATCGAGGAGATTTTAAAACTTGACCGCGAGGCGTTTGAGATCACGATTTTTGGCAGCGAACCGCATCCGAATTATAACCGCATTTTGTTGTCGAAGGTGCTGCAAGGAGATACGCGCCTTGATGACATTACGTTGAACAGTTGGGAATGGTACGAACGAAACGGCATTCGGCTGTTTGCCGGCGAAACGGTGACGGAAGTCGACATCAAGCGGCGGCTTGTTCGGACCGACCGTGGGCGGGTAGTCGAATACGATGAATTGATTTTCGCGACAGGGTCGAATCCGTTTATCTTGCCGGTGCCGGGGGCGGATTTGCCCGGGGTGACGGCGTTTCGCGATATCCAAGATTGCGAGCGGATGATCGAATATGCGAAGACGTACAAAAAAGCGGCGGTCATTGGCGGCGGCTTGCTTGGCTTGGAGGCGGCGCGCGGCCTGCTTCACTTAGGAATGGATGTCGATGTCATCCATATTTTCGACTATTTGATGGAACGCCAGCTTGATCCGACCGCTTCCAAGCTGCTGCAGCGGGAGCTGGAGAAACAAGGGATGAACGTTTTGCTTCGCAAGGAGACGGCCGAATTGTTCGGCAACGGCCGTGTGGAAGGAGTGCGATTTAAGGACGGTACGTCCATTGCCGCCGACTTGGTGGTGATGGCGGTCGGTATTCGTCCGAATGTTGATTTAGCGCGGAGAAGCGGCATTGAAGTGAATCGAGGGATCGTTGTCAATGACTACTTGGAAACGAGTGTGCCGCACATTTACGCGGTCGGTGAATGCGCGGAACATCGCGGTGTTGTGTATGGACTCGTCGCTCCGCTTTATGAACAGGGGAAAGTGCTGGCAGAGGCGATTTGCGGCCGAAAAGGAAAGCCGTATGAAGGATCTGTCGTTGCGACTCAGCTGAAAGTGTCCGGTGTCGACGTGTTCTCGGCTGGTGAATTTATGGATGGCGAAGGGACGGAGTCGATCAAACTGTATGACGAAGCGCGCTCGGTGTACAAGAAAGTCGTCGTTCGCCAAGGGAAAATCGTTGGGGCGGTGCTGTTTGGCGATACGAGCGAAGGTCGAAAGCTGTTCGATATGATCCAGCGCGGCGATTCGGTTGAGGCGCTCTCGCTGTCGCTGTTTGCCCCAGCCGCTTTAGGCGGGAAGGGAAGCCTTGCGGCGGCGATGGCCGACACCGATGTTGTTTGCGGCTGCAACGGGGTGACAAAAGGCGCGATTTGTCAGGCGATTGCCGAACACGGGCTTAAGACGGTCGCCGAGGTGCGCGACTATACGAACGCGTCCCGCTCATGCGGCGGGTGTAAAGGGCTTGTCGCCGAGCTGCTTGAGCATATGCTCGGTGAAGAAGCGAATCGGTATACGGTGAAAGAAACGATCTGCGGCTGCACGGACCTAAGCCGTGAGGAAGTGCTCGAGGCCATCGAACAAAGACGGTTGATGACGGTCAAAGAAGTCATGAGCGTATTGGGATGGAAAAACGAGGAAGGCTGTTCCAAATGCCGTCCGGCGCTCAATTATTACCTGGGCATGCTTTATCCGGGTGAGTACGATGAAGAAGCGGAATCTTTGTTTGTCAATGAACGGCTGCACGCCAACATCCAGGCCGATGGCACGTACTCCGTTGTGCCGCGCATATACGGCGGGGTGACCACAGCCGAGCAGCTGCGGAACATCGCCGATGTCGCGGAAAAATACAACGTGCCGATGATTAAGATCACAGGCGGGCAGCGCATCGACTTGCTTGGGGTGAAAAAAGAAGATTTGCCGCGCATTTGGGCCGATCTCGGCATGCCGTCAGGCTACGCCTACGCCAAGGCGCTGCGGACGGTGAAAACGTGCGTCGGCAAGCAGTTTTGCCGCTTTGGCACGCAAGATTCAACCGGGCTTGGCATTCGGATGGAACAAACATTTGAGCGGCTGAAAACGCCGCATAAAGTGAAAATGGCCGTCTCCGCCTGCCCGCGCAACTGCGCGGAATCGGGCATTAAAGATGTCGGCATCGTCGGCGTCGAGGGCGGATGGGAGATTTATGTCGGCGGCAACGGCGGCACCCATTTGCGTGCAGCTGACTTGCTTTGCACGGTCAAGACGGAAGACGAGGTGATCGAGATGACCGGCGCTTTTTTGCAATATTACCGCGAGTCCGCGCATTATTTGGAACGGACGTCCAAATGGGTCGAGCGCGTTGGGCTTGAGCATATCCGCGAAGTGTTGTTCGATGTGGAAACGCGCCGCGCGCTGCTTGAGCGGCTTCACAAAGCTCTTTCGGCGACAACAGATCCGTGGCGGGACATTGTCGAAAACGAGAGACTGCAGCAACTGTTGTTCCGCGATATCGGCGACAAAGAGCCGGTGTCGGTGGAATGA
- a CDS encoding DnaA N-terminal domain-containing protein: MKEHHLWEQVETKLAQKLPGPSFDTWFASTSATVDEDWLIIECLNEIQCEWLQTRYGELISETVREVFGREMRIFVSVHGERQKIEERLEQRYGAPMTFRQYITRLERQMEELERRIDHYARIIDELLESRPIH; this comes from the coding sequence GTGAAGGAGCATCATCTTTGGGAGCAAGTGGAAACGAAGCTTGCGCAAAAGCTGCCCGGCCCGTCGTTTGACACTTGGTTTGCTTCGACGTCCGCGACGGTGGATGAGGATTGGCTCATCATCGAATGCCTAAACGAGATTCAATGTGAATGGCTGCAAACAAGATATGGCGAACTCATCAGTGAAACCGTCCGCGAAGTGTTCGGCCGCGAGATGCGCATCTTCGTCTCTGTCCACGGCGAGCGGCAGAAAATCGAAGAACGGCTCGAACAGCGATACGGCGCTCCGATGACCTTCCGTCAATACATCACCCGCCTTGAGCGGCAGATGGAGGAGCTGGAGCGGCGCATTGACCACTACGCGCGCATCATCGATGAACTGTTGGAATCCCGTCCGATTCACTGA
- a CDS encoding acyl-CoA thioesterase — protein MFTTVITPRVSETDGVGHINNTTVPVWFEAGRHEIFKLFTPDLSFKRWRMVIIRMEVDYVNQLYYGQDVTVYTGIERIGNTSLTIYEEIHQNGVVCAKGRAVYVNFNFDTGRPEPIPDDIRAKLREHVWQPRE, from the coding sequence ATGTTTACGACTGTCATTACGCCGCGCGTGTCGGAAACCGACGGCGTCGGCCATATTAACAATACGACCGTGCCCGTTTGGTTTGAAGCGGGGCGGCATGAAATTTTTAAACTATTTACGCCTGACTTGTCATTCAAACGTTGGCGGATGGTGATCATCCGCATGGAGGTTGACTACGTCAACCAACTGTATTATGGGCAAGATGTGACCGTGTATACCGGCATTGAGCGCATCGGCAACACAAGCCTCACGATTTATGAAGAAATCCACCAAAACGGGGTGGTGTGCGCCAAAGGACGGGCGGTGTATGTCAATTTCAATTTTGACACCGGGCGGCCTGAACCGATTCCGGATGACATTCGGGCGAAATTGCGCGAACATGTATGGCAGCCAAGAGAGTAG
- a CDS encoding iron-containing alcohol dehydrogenase, translated as MTASRIVFPPLSYVGWGALGQLVPEVKRLGAKHVLVITDPALEKLGLVEQVASPLRQAGCSVHVYTDVVPEPPLETGEKAVAFVRDGEFDLVIGVGGGSAMDLAKLAAVLAVHEGSVADYLNLTGTRTLEKKGLPKILIPTTSGTGSEVTNISVLSLETTKDVVTHDYLLADVAIVDPQLTVSVPPRVTAATGIDALTHAVEAYVSVNASPTSDGLAIAAMRLISRSLRKAVENGTDKQARTDMANGSYLAGLAFFNAGVAGVHALAYPLGGQFHIAHGESNAVLLPYVMGYIRQSCTKRMADILNALGGNSSFLSEEEASHRCVEELERLVADVGIPKTLGGFGIPESALESLTKDAVQQKRLLARSPMPLSEDDIRTIYQAAFAGTIVEPNNE; from the coding sequence ATGACCGCATCCCGCATCGTCTTTCCGCCGCTCAGCTATGTCGGCTGGGGGGCGCTTGGCCAGTTAGTTCCAGAAGTAAAAAGGCTTGGGGCAAAACACGTGTTGGTGATCACCGATCCAGCGCTTGAAAAACTCGGTCTCGTCGAGCAAGTGGCATCTCCGCTCCGGCAAGCAGGGTGCAGCGTGCATGTATATACGGATGTTGTGCCGGAGCCGCCGCTTGAAACGGGGGAGAAGGCGGTGGCGTTTGTCCGCGACGGAGAGTTTGACCTTGTCATCGGCGTCGGCGGCGGCAGCGCGATGGATTTGGCGAAACTGGCCGCTGTTTTGGCCGTGCATGAAGGTTCGGTCGCCGATTATTTAAACTTGACGGGAACGAGAACACTTGAGAAAAAAGGATTGCCGAAAATATTGATTCCGACGACATCAGGCACCGGGTCGGAGGTGACGAACATCTCCGTATTGTCCTTAGAAACGACGAAAGACGTCGTGACGCATGACTATTTGTTGGCGGATGTGGCGATCGTCGACCCGCAACTCACTGTTTCTGTTCCGCCGCGGGTGACAGCGGCGACGGGCATTGATGCGCTTACCCATGCGGTTGAAGCGTACGTGTCGGTCAATGCGAGCCCGACATCGGATGGGTTGGCTATCGCCGCCATGCGCCTGATTTCTCGCTCATTGCGCAAAGCGGTGGAAAACGGAACGGACAAACAGGCGCGCACCGATATGGCGAACGGCAGCTACCTGGCTGGGTTGGCGTTTTTCAACGCCGGGGTGGCCGGCGTGCATGCGCTCGCTTATCCGCTTGGCGGACAGTTTCATATCGCCCATGGCGAATCAAATGCCGTGCTCTTGCCATATGTGATGGGCTACATTCGCCAAAGCTGCACGAAACGAATGGCTGATATCTTAAACGCCCTCGGCGGCAACTCGAGCTTTTTATCAGAGGAGGAGGCGTCGCACCGCTGCGTCGAGGAGCTCGAGCGCCTCGTCGCCGATGTCGGCATTCCGAAGACGCTCGGCGGTTTTGGCATTCCGGAAAGCGCGTTAGAAAGTCTGACGAAGGACGCCGTCCAGCAAAAACGGCTGCTCGCCCGCAGCCCGATGCCGCTTTCGGAAGACGACATCCGCACGATTTATCAAGCCGCGTTCGCCGGCACGATCGTCGAACCGAACAACGAATGA